From a single Candidatus Spechtbacteria bacterium genomic region:
- a CDS encoding NAD(P)/FAD-dependent oxidoreductase: protein MKNIVVLGSGFGGIRAALEANNRLPSSGWQVVVIDRRTFHTFSPILYEVATAYSQIEPKSGVENRDLDSALAEDVCVPLREVFRNTNIQVVHDEIIKIDVVSKKIETKDGNVIPYEFCVSALGTEAFFFGIEGAESNSYPLKSFEDGLKIREKLRMMIGDMANKKKHIIVVGGGPSGVEVIAEMAGFIRKTCRQYGIASSDVALTLMEAQSGILAGFSKSFIDTVENRLKVFNINIRTNMHIARVTPSSVVLDNGEEVGADIILWSAGVQTPAVVIGADLRQDNRHRIVVDDYLRAQGHEDFFAIGDNSLFFDKKRNMPASGTAFVAIEEGKVAAENILRTITCKPLKPYDFFAPVYVAPIGGKYAVANVFGYTLSGLFAWVFRVAIDFRYYSSIFSYPRALKLILRGVWMFSRNDG, encoded by the coding sequence ATGAAAAACATCGTAGTTCTTGGTTCCGGTTTCGGCGGCATCCGCGCCGCTCTTGAAGCAAATAATAGATTGCCGAGCAGTGGCTGGCAGGTGGTTGTAATTGATAGGCGTACTTTCCATACCTTCAGCCCCATTCTTTATGAGGTTGCGACCGCCTACTCGCAAATAGAGCCAAAGTCAGGCGTTGAAAACCGCGATTTGGACAGCGCGCTCGCGGAAGACGTGTGCGTTCCCCTGCGGGAGGTATTTCGCAACACTAATATTCAGGTGGTTCATGATGAAATAATAAAGATAGATGTTGTAAGTAAGAAAATAGAAACAAAAGACGGCAATGTTATTCCTTATGAGTTTTGTGTCAGCGCGCTGGGGACGGAAGCATTCTTTTTTGGTATTGAAGGAGCAGAGTCCAATAGCTATCCACTTAAATCTTTTGAAGATGGATTAAAGATCAGAGAGAAATTGCGCATGATGATTGGAGATATGGCGAATAAAAAAAAACATATCATTGTAGTAGGAGGAGGCCCTTCGGGCGTCGAGGTTATCGCAGAGATGGCCGGATTCATCAGAAAAACGTGTCGCCAGTATGGCATTGCGTCGTCAGATGTAGCCTTAACTTTAATGGAAGCGCAGAGCGGAATCCTTGCAGGATTCAGTAAATCATTTATAGACACGGTAGAAAATCGCCTTAAAGTTTTTAACATAAACATTCGTACAAACATGCATATAGCGCGCGTAACCCCATCAAGCGTGGTTCTAGATAATGGAGAAGAAGTTGGGGCGGATATTATCTTGTGGAGTGCGGGCGTGCAGACACCTGCGGTGGTTATCGGGGCGGACTTGCGCCAAGATAACCGTCATAGAATAGTAGTCGATGATTATTTGCGCGCGCAGGGCCATGAGGATTTTTTTGCCATAGGTGATAATTCTTTATTTTTTGATAAGAAAAGAAATATGCCGGCATCAGGCACGGCATTTGTAGCTATTGAAGAAGGAAAAGTTGCCGCAGAAAATATTTTGCGTACAATAACGTGCAAGCCATTGAAGCCGTACGATTTTTTTGCGCCGGTGTATGTAGCGCCAATAGGAGGAAAATACGCGGTCGCTAATGTATTCGGCTATACACTGAGCGGATTATTTGCGTGGGTTTTTCGCGTGGCGATTGATTTTCGTTATTATTCTTCTATTTTTTCATACCCACGAGCGCTCAAGTTAATTTTGCGTGGCGTTTGGATGTTCTCGAGAAATGATGGATAG
- a CDS encoding alpha/beta fold hydrolase: MPEKLTLITTDQVMIVGNYYPASNVKAPAVILLHMMPATKESWDEFAKKLQQAGFQVLAIDERGHGESIKKGQDGEGFILDYKKFSLEDHQAKKLDVEACREFFIEKEVSMGDIFMGGASIGANLAIQYLAEHPEARAAFALSPGLDFGGIETVPLVQVLQATQSLFLIAAKDDAISAYAVGQLSDQGAAKKRVELYEKGGHGTNLFFTNPDLMDELVSWLRNF; encoded by the coding sequence ATGCCCGAAAAATTAACCCTCATAACCACTGACCAAGTAATGATAGTCGGCAATTATTATCCCGCCAGCAATGTAAAAGCGCCGGCGGTAATTTTACTACACATGATGCCGGCAACCAAAGAATCGTGGGACGAGTTTGCTAAAAAATTGCAGCAAGCCGGTTTTCAAGTTCTTGCGATAGACGAGCGCGGGCATGGCGAATCAATCAAAAAGGGGCAAGACGGCGAAGGGTTTATTCTTGATTACAAAAAATTTTCACTAGAAGATCATCAGGCCAAGAAATTAGACGTTGAGGCGTGCCGCGAGTTCTTTATTGAAAAAGAAGTGTCTATGGGCGATATTTTTATGGGTGGCGCTTCAATAGGAGCAAATCTTGCTATTCAATATTTAGCCGAACATCCAGAAGCGCGCGCGGCATTCGCGCTTTCGCCCGGGCTTGATTTTGGCGGGATTGAAACGGTACCTTTAGTACAAGTCCTGCAAGCCACGCAATCACTTTTTTTGATTGCTGCTAAAGATGATGCCATCTCGGCTTACGCAGTTGGCCAACTATCCGACCAAGGCGCTGCTAAAAAGCGTGTGGAGCTTTATGAAAAGGGTGGTCATGGGACGAATCTATTTTTTACTAATCCTGATTTGATGGATGAGCTTGTGTCATGGCTGCGCAATTTTTGA
- a CDS encoding IMP dehydrogenase produces MSTKMTGLPLRTLLDRDLYTAYGFERIAFVEGYRNFELDEVSIRGRFSRNISLAHPFVSSPMGTVTGLAIAVRAALNGGIGVLPSTFTPEEQRELVLYIKSLVIQPAITPIPFTLSLNDKIARALDTDYSNLPLTRDGSPQSEFIGTYEREDSDMRLANDQLRTRMVRRDASGVSLADIPMQDGLLDTAFLHNLMVKRGRRSLVVYNEKLWPMYLVTLKDLESNHSYRDATLDREGRLAVTCAVTKYDYEHPETLRVLIEAGADALVIDTARSSEKKVELTIQVIKQLRNELNRPCDIIAGNCASRQGARRLLELGVDGLRVGQGIGSICITPMANGVWMPQLTAVYECADEAREYGVPVCADGGLETNSDTLAVIAAGAQCVMFGSRFAGTHESPAKIVGDDWRKKRHIGMGSHEAWAESNRAIMHHSGTAIARPLVEEGAPIIVRVSGHVDRLFAEMSEGLLRSLHAIGIRNIPQSHNALWNYKGPYVILVDPSAFRVRGLHGGI; encoded by the coding sequence ATGAGCACAAAAATGACAGGGCTTCCGCTTAGAACTCTATTGGACAGAGATCTCTACACCGCCTACGGTTTTGAAAGAATCGCGTTCGTGGAGGGATACAGAAATTTTGAGCTAGACGAGGTATCAATTCGTGGGCGTTTTTCGCGCAATATTTCGCTCGCGCACCCGTTTGTATCCTCGCCTATGGGAACTGTAACAGGACTTGCCATCGCGGTGCGCGCGGCGCTTAATGGTGGCATAGGAGTCCTACCCTCTACTTTCACGCCCGAAGAACAACGAGAACTTGTACTTTACATCAAGAGCCTGGTGATACAGCCAGCTATTACACCCATTCCATTCACGCTTTCTCTAAATGACAAGATTGCTCGCGCGCTTGATACGGACTATTCAAATCTTCCTCTAACGCGTGACGGCTCGCCGCAAAGTGAATTTATAGGAACCTATGAGCGAGAAGATAGCGACATGCGCCTGGCAAACGATCAGTTACGCACAAGAATGGTTAGGCGTGACGCCTCTGGTGTATCTTTAGCTGATATACCCATGCAAGACGGCCTGCTTGACACCGCATTTCTTCATAACCTCATGGTAAAGAGAGGCCGCAGGTCGCTGGTAGTTTACAATGAGAAGTTGTGGCCAATGTATCTTGTAACCCTCAAAGATCTGGAGTCAAACCATTCATACAGAGATGCCACGCTTGACCGTGAGGGTCGCTTAGCTGTTACCTGCGCTGTAACAAAATATGATTACGAACACCCTGAAACCTTACGCGTGCTAATTGAAGCTGGAGCGGACGCGCTCGTAATAGATACGGCACGATCTTCGGAGAAAAAAGTAGAACTCACCATCCAAGTAATAAAACAATTACGGAATGAACTGAACCGCCCCTGTGATATCATCGCGGGGAATTGCGCGTCGCGCCAAGGCGCGCGCCGTCTGCTTGAGCTTGGCGTTGATGGCCTACGAGTTGGCCAAGGTATTGGTTCTATCTGCATTACTCCAATGGCAAACGGCGTCTGGATGCCGCAGCTAACAGCGGTGTATGAATGCGCGGATGAAGCTCGTGAATATGGCGTTCCTGTATGCGCTGACGGCGGGCTTGAAACAAACTCGGACACACTTGCCGTAATTGCCGCCGGAGCGCAGTGTGTTATGTTCGGCAGTCGTTTCGCGGGGACCCACGAGTCGCCAGCGAAAATTGTTGGTGATGATTGGCGCAAGAAACGCCACATCGGCATGGGCTCGCATGAGGCGTGGGCGGAAAGCAACCGCGCGATTATGCATCATAGCGGCACTGCCATAGCGCGGCCGCTTGTGGAAGAAGGCGCGCCGATTATTGTGCGTGTTAGCGGACACGTCGATCGCCTGTTCGCAGAAATGTCCGAGGGACTGCTTCGTTCGCTTCACGCAATTGGCATACGAAATATTCCTCAGTCGCACAACGCGCTCTGGAATTATAAAGGTCCGTACGTCATACTCGTTGACCCCAGCGCTTTCCGCGTTCGCGGCTTGCATGGCGGAATCTAA
- the mnmA gene encoding tRNA 2-thiouridine(34) synthase MnmA, with the protein MSGGVDSSVSAALLKYGGFSARGGPAVGRDVIGVFMKCWNENDELTLGQCTAVDDEYNARRVAGHLGIPFYSFNFIDEYKTRVVDYFVREYAAGRTPNPDVMCNKEIKFGIFFEKVMGEMGADFMATGHYARISTNSKSNTNKRLDEPQVSRFVNSQRSRYSLMKASDGNKDQSYFLYRVSSEKLARTIFPIGEYEKPQVREMAREFGLPNSERPDSQGICFIGEIKVRDFLKHYIPDSPGPIINHKGETIGTHDGLHLYTIGQRKGIGIGGGLAYYVTAKDYKTNTLLVAFEYDDKLKEGECMVEDLHWIGDAPKFPLHVNGKLRYRQPDQGMTLYKEGDKARAVFDSPQRAVTPGQSAVFYQGEECLGGGTICGKV; encoded by the coding sequence ATGTCAGGCGGCGTGGACTCTAGCGTATCCGCGGCTCTGCTTAAATACGGGGGTTTTTCCGCCAGAGGCGGACCAGCCGTTGGCCGCGATGTTATTGGAGTGTTTATGAAATGCTGGAATGAGAACGACGAACTTACGCTTGGGCAATGCACTGCGGTTGATGACGAGTACAACGCGCGGCGAGTGGCCGGGCATCTTGGCATACCTTTTTACAGCTTTAATTTTATTGATGAATACAAAACGCGTGTCGTTGATTATTTCGTGCGTGAATACGCGGCTGGGCGCACGCCAAATCCTGACGTGATGTGCAATAAAGAAATTAAATTCGGCATTTTTTTTGAAAAAGTAATGGGGGAGATGGGCGCTGACTTTATGGCGACAGGACACTACGCCCGAATATCAACGAATAGCAAATCAAATACGAATAAACGACTAGACGAACCGCAAGTTAGTAGATTCGTAAATTCGCAGCGGAGTCGTTATTCGCTGATGAAAGCTAGCGACGGCAATAAAGACCAATCGTATTTTCTATATCGCGTGAGTAGTGAAAAATTGGCGCGGACAATTTTTCCTATCGGCGAATATGAAAAGCCACAGGTGCGCGAAATGGCGCGTGAGTTTGGCTTGCCTAATTCCGAGCGGCCTGATAGCCAGGGAATTTGTTTTATCGGCGAAATAAAAGTGCGGGATTTCTTGAAGCACTATATTCCTGACAGCCCCGGGCCGATTATAAATCATAAAGGAGAGACAATCGGCACGCATGATGGCCTGCATCTTTACACAATTGGTCAGCGCAAGGGGATTGGCATTGGCGGAGGCCTGGCTTACTATGTTACGGCAAAAGATTACAAGACAAATACTTTGCTCGTAGCTTTTGAATATGACGATAAACTAAAAGAGGGTGAGTGTATGGTGGAAGATTTGCATTGGATAGGAGACGCGCCAAAATTTCCTTTGCATGTGAACGGAAAACTGCGTTATCGCCAGCCGGATCAAGGAATGACATTATACAAAGAAGGCGACAAAGCGCGCGCGGTTTTTGATTCGCCGCAACGCGCTGTCACTCCGGGCCAGTCGGCGGTATTCTATCAAGGCGAGGAATGCTTGGGCGGAGGAACGATATGTGGTAAAGTGTGA
- a CDS encoding alanine--tRNA ligase — protein MSSSEIRKKFLDYFAAHGHAVVPSSSLLPDDPSVLLTTAGMQQFKPYYTGEADPMVSPHPALKGVPLGKKNATSIQKCFRTSDIDEVGDDTHLTFFEMMGNFSFGGYFKKEAIKYVYEFIAKEMGLRVEYVTIFQGNESIPRDFESAEIWRLLNPAIEVREAGMEDNFWGPTGSRGPCGPTTEIYIKNAKGESVEIWNVVFNEYLCAGSREDLMSGFGDHTLEKLEVLGVDTGMGLERLTMTVQQKATIFDTDLFAPLMDMLPERLDTRKKRIIADHCRGTAFLLSDGVRPSNKEAGYVLRRLMRRVMVYEYIYRQANPFDTLSVLEKVTSMYQQFYPELDWNVIYEETIKEKEKFEKSVARGLRELEKTTVIGTEAAFRLYETFGLPYEIIKELGGIKAEQLNRQDFDVRFKKHQEISRAGQEAKFGGHGLILDTGELRARDEEELKKVTRLHTATHLLQAGLRKVLGDSIHQDGSDITVERLRFDFNFDRKLTDEEIKQVEGWVNEIVKRDVPMGFTNMPFEKAKASGALYSNKEKYPAVVKVYSAQDHATGEVFTKELCGGPHVTHTGEVGVFKITKQEAVSAGVRRIRAIVEG, from the coding sequence ATGTCTTCTTCCGAAATTCGTAAAAAGTTTTTAGACTATTTCGCCGCGCACGGGCACGCGGTAGTGCCGTCGTCTTCACTTTTGCCGGATGATCCTTCGGTGCTTTTGACAACCGCGGGCATGCAGCAATTCAAGCCTTATTATACTGGCGAGGCTGACCCAATGGTTTCGCCGCATCCTGCGCTCAAAGGCGTTCCGCTTGGCAAAAAAAACGCGACTTCCATACAAAAATGTTTCCGCACTTCAGACATTGACGAAGTGGGCGATGATACCCACCTGACATTTTTTGAAATGATGGGTAATTTTTCATTCGGTGGATACTTTAAGAAAGAAGCAATTAAGTATGTATACGAGTTCATTGCAAAAGAAATGGGCCTACGCGTTGAATACGTGACAATTTTTCAAGGAAATGAAAGCATACCTCGCGATTTTGAATCAGCGGAGATTTGGCGCTTGCTCAACCCTGCAATTGAGGTGCGTGAGGCGGGCATGGAAGATAATTTTTGGGGGCCGACCGGCAGTCGCGGTCCGTGCGGTCCAACCACGGAAATTTACATCAAAAATGCCAAAGGCGAGAGCGTGGAAATTTGGAACGTGGTATTTAATGAATATCTTTGCGCGGGAAGTAGAGAGGATTTAATGAGCGGATTTGGCGACCATACCTTAGAAAAATTGGAGGTTCTTGGAGTTGATACCGGCATGGGGCTCGAACGGCTGACTATGACGGTTCAACAAAAGGCAACGATTTTTGATACAGATTTGTTCGCGCCGTTAATGGACATGCTGCCCGAGCGGCTGGACACGCGCAAAAAGCGCATCATCGCAGACCATTGCAGGGGCACGGCTTTTTTGTTGTCCGACGGTGTGCGCCCTTCAAACAAAGAGGCGGGATATGTGCTTCGTCGGCTTATGCGCCGCGTGATGGTTTACGAATATATTTATCGCCAAGCGAACCCTTTTGACACGCTGTCAGTTCTTGAAAAGGTTACGTCTATGTATCAGCAGTTTTACCCCGAGCTTGATTGGAACGTAATATACGAAGAGACAATAAAGGAGAAAGAAAAATTTGAAAAAAGTGTAGCGCGCGGATTGAGGGAGTTGGAAAAAACCACAGTTATTGGTACCGAGGCGGCGTTTCGTCTTTATGAAACATTTGGTTTGCCATATGAAATTATTAAAGAGTTAGGCGGTATAAAAGCAGAACAATTAAACAGGCAAGATTTTGACGTGCGATTTAAGAAGCATCAAGAGATTTCTCGCGCTGGCCAAGAAGCAAAATTTGGCGGGCACGGGCTTATATTGGACACAGGCGAGTTGAGGGCGAGAGACGAGGAAGAGCTTAAAAAGGTTACTCGGCTTCATACGGCAACTCATCTTTTGCAAGCCGGTCTGCGCAAAGTGCTCGGCGATAGCATACATCAAGATGGCTCTGATATTACTGTGGAGCGATTGCGTTTTGATTTTAATTTTGACAGAAAATTGACAGATGAAGAAATAAAGCAGGTTGAAGGCTGGGTTAACGAAATAGTTAAGCGAGATGTGCCAATGGGCTTTACTAATATGCCGTTTGAAAAAGCGAAAGCAAGTGGCGCGCTGTATTCAAATAAAGAAAAATATCCAGCTGTAGTAAAAGTGTATTCCGCGCAGGACCATGCAACCGGCGAAGTATTTACTAAAGAACTGTGCGGAGGTCCGCACGTAACTCATACGGGAGAGGTGGGAGTATTTAAAATTACTAAACAGGAAGCAGTGAGCGCCGGAGTGCGGCGTATTAGGGCGATTGTGGAAGGTTGA
- the mltG gene encoding endolytic transglycosylase MltG, with protein sequence MKTIFKFFIILFVGAAALAVAAFLYLEYGVSQVANAQDTKLRTIEITRGMGASTMADKLQQEGIIQNPLYFLYYAWRENATSQLKAGTYSFSPSMRIADIVSAMEQGATQDIRVTIPEGFSSADMERRFIAAGLQVKQGEFVAFVDMTIKDARNKFDYPFLLQLSPSQNLEGYLFPDTYDFAPDATVTRMVAKMLENFQDKAIPAISQNANLNDIVTLASILEKEVQTYEDMRAVSGVLNNRLKAGMPLQVDASLAYITGKKTGEITDKDKKIDSPYNTYVHKGLPPGPITNPGLKSIQAAQNPQKNDYWYYLSTSDGRTIFSKTLEEHNANKAKYLR encoded by the coding sequence ATGAAAACTATATTCAAATTTTTTATAATTTTATTTGTGGGAGCCGCGGCTTTAGCGGTTGCCGCGTTTTTGTATTTGGAATACGGTGTAAGCCAAGTGGCTAACGCGCAAGATACAAAATTGCGTACTATTGAAATCACGCGAGGAATGGGAGCAAGTACCATGGCGGATAAATTACAGCAAGAAGGCATTATTCAAAATCCGTTGTATTTTTTATACTATGCGTGGCGGGAAAATGCGACCTCGCAGCTAAAAGCTGGAACATATAGCTTTAGTCCATCGATGCGTATTGCCGATATTGTGAGCGCGATGGAGCAAGGCGCGACGCAGGATATTCGCGTGACAATTCCCGAAGGTTTTTCATCAGCCGATATGGAAAGGCGTTTTATTGCAGCAGGCTTGCAAGTGAAGCAGGGCGAGTTTGTTGCATTTGTAGATATGACAATTAAGGACGCACGTAATAAATTTGATTATCCGTTTTTATTACAGCTTTCGCCAAGTCAAAATTTAGAAGGTTATTTATTCCCTGACACATACGATTTTGCGCCCGATGCGACAGTTACACGAATGGTCGCAAAGATGCTGGAGAATTTTCAAGATAAAGCAATACCCGCAATTAGCCAAAATGCTAATCTTAACGATATTGTCACTCTGGCATCTATTCTCGAAAAAGAGGTGCAAACGTACGAAGATATGCGTGCTGTTTCCGGGGTGCTCAACAATCGTCTGAAAGCCGGCATGCCTCTGCAGGTTGATGCGTCGTTAGCATATATCACTGGTAAGAAAACTGGGGAGATAACGGACAAGGATAAGAAGATTGATTCGCCATATAATACATATGTGCATAAGGGTTTACCGCCGGGCCCAATCACGAATCCTGGTCTAAAAAGCATTCAAGCGGCGCAGAATCCGCAAAAAAACGATTATTGGTACTATCTTTCCACTTCCGACGGCAGAACGATTTTTTCAAAAACATTAGAGGAGCATAACGCGAATAAGGCGAAGTATTTGAGGTAG
- a CDS encoding 50S ribosomal protein L10, giving the protein MAVSRKKKEESLTKFVDSLKKSKIVVFVNFQGMNVKDVSELRNQIRQNGGAMQVVKKTLIKRASQEKGITVDTAMLGGEIAAVFGYDDEVGVVKTLDAAAKGKERPEFRGGIMGMEALNAVMVKQLASIPSRIQLLSQFVGGINAPVSGFVQVLSGNLRNFVQVMHAIHEKKS; this is encoded by the coding sequence ATGGCAGTATCACGCAAAAAAAAAGAAGAATCGCTTACAAAATTTGTCGACTCTTTAAAAAAAAGTAAAATTGTTGTTTTTGTTAATTTTCAAGGTATGAACGTCAAAGACGTTTCAGAGCTGCGAAATCAGATTCGCCAAAACGGTGGCGCAATGCAGGTGGTGAAGAAAACTCTCATCAAGCGCGCGTCTCAAGAAAAAGGAATCACTGTTGATACGGCAATGCTTGGAGGAGAGATCGCCGCAGTGTTCGGGTATGATGACGAGGTTGGTGTAGTAAAAACCCTCGATGCCGCAGCAAAGGGCAAAGAGCGCCCGGAATTCCGCGGGGGAATTATGGGTATGGAAGCGCTAAATGCCGTAATGGTAAAACAACTTGCATCTATTCCTTCACGCATCCAGTTGCTATCGCAATTTGTTGGCGGAATCAACGCGCCAGTTTCGGGATTTGTACAGGTGTTGAGTGGCAACTTGCGAAATTTTGTGCAGGTTATGCACGCGATACATGAGAAAAAATCATAA
- the rplL gene encoding 50S ribosomal protein L7/L12, with translation MSDEMEVEVPAKFKDFVETVEKMSVLELAELVKVLEKKFGVSSAAPMMMGGAAPAAAAEAVEEKTSFNVELKEAGSNKIGVIKAVRELTQLGLKEAKDLVDGAPQTVKTDVPKEEAEAMKKKLEEAGAKVELK, from the coding sequence ATGTCAGACGAAATGGAAGTAGAAGTTCCCGCAAAGTTCAAGGACTTCGTAGAGACAGTAGAGAAAATGAGTGTACTAGAGCTCGCGGAGCTTGTCAAAGTTCTGGAGAAGAAATTTGGTGTATCTTCGGCAGCGCCAATGATGATGGGTGGTGCCGCACCAGCCGCAGCAGCAGAGGCGGTGGAAGAGAAAACATCATTTAATGTTGAATTAAAGGAAGCTGGCAGTAACAAGATTGGTGTGATTAAGGCGGTGCGTGAGCTTACCCAACTTGGCTTGAAAGAAGCAAAGGACCTGGTTGATGGCGCTCCTCAGACAGTAAAGACCGATGTGCCTAAAGAAGAGGCAGAGGCAATGAAGAAAAAACTTGAAGAGGCGGGCGCAAAGGTAGAGCTTAAGTAA
- the mraZ gene encoding division/cell wall cluster transcriptional repressor MraZ, whose product MFIGEYAHTVDDKKRLAIPAKFRAELGKKAVITRGLDNCLFIYPQKEWNTLAQKLGKLPFGQSDTRGFLRLMLAGAMQADIDGLGRILVPDYLKQYAELDKQVVVTGLYNHLEIWDEKKWAEYKERTEKEVGNIAERLGGLGV is encoded by the coding sequence ATGTTCATCGGTGAATACGCGCATACAGTTGATGATAAAAAACGTTTGGCGATCCCAGCGAAGTTTAGGGCGGAGCTCGGCAAGAAGGCGGTCATTACGCGTGGTTTAGATAACTGTTTATTCATATATCCGCAAAAGGAATGGAATACCTTGGCGCAGAAGCTTGGCAAATTACCATTTGGGCAAAGTGATACTCGTGGTTTTTTACGTTTGATGCTTGCCGGCGCGATGCAGGCGGACATCGATGGGCTGGGGCGTATTTTGGTGCCCGATTATCTGAAGCAATACGCGGAGCTAGATAAGCAGGTGGTCGTGACTGGTTTATATAATCATTTGGAAATTTGGGATGAAAAGAAATGGGCGGAATACAAGGAGAGGACAGAAAAAGAGGTGGGGAATATCGCGGAGAGATTGGGAGGGTTGGGAGTTTAG
- the rsmH gene encoding 16S rRNA (cytosine(1402)-N(4))-methyltransferase RsmH, whose product MEHIPVLLNEVIKLLNPREGDNAIDCTAGGGGHAIALAEKIGEKGKILAIDWDAESLKQLEAKIRSAHAEIADRFVFSHGNFADIEELVSRSGFPKADCILFDLGFSSMQIEGEGRGLSFQKDEPLDMRLDRNDSSLMTAADILARYSAEDLEKVFREYGEERYARKIARHIVDTRKMRPILTTKDLVDRIAETMPERKEKVVRPKIGKIHFATRVFQALRIEVNHELQNLEQGLDGALNVCSNGARIAAISFHSLEDRIVKNKFRDWAKEGRCGIITKKPLVPSLQERIVNPRSRSAKLRVCEVI is encoded by the coding sequence ATGGAACACATACCAGTTTTGTTGAATGAAGTAATAAAGTTATTGAATCCGCGTGAAGGCGATAACGCAATCGATTGCACTGCGGGCGGAGGAGGGCATGCGATAGCTCTCGCTGAAAAAATTGGCGAGAAAGGAAAAATTCTTGCGATTGATTGGGACGCCGAAAGCCTTAAACAGCTTGAAGCGAAAATACGATCGGCGCACGCAGAAATTGCAGATAGATTTGTTTTTTCACATGGAAATTTTGCTGATATCGAGGAGCTGGTATCACGCTCGGGATTTCCAAAAGCAGACTGCATACTTTTTGACTTAGGATTTTCCAGCATGCAGATTGAGGGAGAAGGCAGGGGATTAAGTTTTCAGAAAGATGAGCCGCTTGATATGCGGCTTGATAGAAATGACTCATCGCTTATGACAGCCGCAGATATTCTGGCGCGATACAGCGCGGAGGATTTAGAAAAAGTTTTCCGCGAATATGGCGAAGAAAGATACGCCAGGAAAATTGCTAGGCACATTGTTGATACGCGCAAAATGCGTCCTATTCTGACAACGAAAGATTTGGTTGATAGAATCGCAGAAACCATGCCGGAGCGCAAAGAAAAAGTCGTACGGCCCAAGATAGGTAAGATTCATTTTGCCACCAGAGTTTTTCAGGCATTACGCATTGAAGTGAATCATGAATTGCAAAATCTAGAGCAAGGGCTTGATGGGGCATTGAATGTTTGTAGCAACGGGGCACGTATCGCAGCAATTTCATTTCATTCTCTGGAGGACAGAATTGTAAAAAATAAGTTTCGAGATTGGGCCAAAGAGGGAAGATGTGGAATTATTACAAAAAAACCGCTCGTTCCAAGTTTGCAGGAGCGCATTGTAAATCCGCGGTCGCGAAGCGCAAAACTTAGAGTATGCGAGGTAATCTAA